From the genome of Muricauda sp. SCSIO 64092, one region includes:
- a CDS encoding cbb3-type cytochrome c oxidase N-terminal domain-containing protein — MMSRTPWWIRIPVLFFIVFGLMEYFIDSGDKPAIIEYPITQFFMLMVLLILIAIEVILKSIENVMFQTLSADAQERYLEAKNRKVEFKWLDNIYKRLTRSRSIEKEGEIILDHNYDGIRELDNVLPPWWVYMFYVTIIFGLVYLVRFHIVGDYTQAIEYENEVAEAKIAIEEYKKTAKNLVDVNTVEVLTDASDLSAGEKIFTANCVVCHMADGGGGIGPNLTDEYWILGGGIKNVFRTISEGGRDGKGMVAWKNSLKPVEMAQVASYLLQFQGTTPANPKAPEGEIWVDPDAPSEPEEAPAEQAQDSTIVAMN, encoded by the coding sequence ATGATGTCTAGAACACCTTGGTGGATACGAATCCCAGTATTGTTTTTCATCGTCTTCGGATTGATGGAGTACTTCATTGATTCCGGTGACAAACCGGCCATCATTGAATATCCGATCACCCAGTTTTTTATGCTGATGGTCCTATTGATTTTGATAGCCATCGAAGTCATTTTAAAATCCATAGAAAACGTCATGTTCCAAACCCTGTCCGCCGATGCGCAAGAGCGATATCTGGAGGCAAAGAATAGGAAAGTGGAGTTCAAATGGCTGGACAACATCTACAAGAGATTAACGAGGAGTCGCTCCATTGAAAAGGAAGGAGAGATCATTTTGGATCACAATTACGATGGTATTCGGGAATTGGACAATGTATTGCCCCCATGGTGGGTCTATATGTTCTATGTAACCATCATCTTTGGATTGGTCTACCTGGTACGTTTCCATATTGTTGGGGACTATACCCAGGCGATAGAGTATGAAAATGAGGTGGCCGAGGCCAAAATCGCAATTGAGGAATACAAGAAGACAGCAAAGAATTTGGTGGATGTGAATACCGTGGAAGTGCTTACGGATGCCTCGGATTTATCGGCAGGTGAGAAGATCTTCACGGCGAATTGTGTGGTTTGCCATATGGCAGATGGTGGAGGAGGTATTGGTCCAAACCTTACTGATGAGTATTGGATTTTGGGTGGGGGCATAAAAAATGTGTTCCGTACCATTTCGGAAGGAGGACGTGACGGTAAGGGGATGGTCGCATGGAAAAATAGCTTAAAGCCCGTGGAAATGGCCCAGGTGGCAAGCTATCTATTACAATTCCAAGGGACCACACCGGCAAATCCAAAAGCACCGGAAGGGGAAATTTGGGTGGACCCGGATGCACCTTCCGAACCGGAAGAAGCGCCAGCGGAACAGGCACAGGATTCCACTATAGTGGCAATGAATTAA
- a CDS encoding CcoQ/FixQ family Cbb3-type cytochrome c oxidase assembly chaperone: MLKFVKSHMESIDGIATYPMISLLIFFVFFTLLFWWVFTASKSHIKEMGELPLDNDQPTNK, from the coding sequence ATGTTGAAGTTTGTAAAAAGCCATATGGAAAGTATCGATGGGATTGCAACCTATCCCATGATATCACTATTGATATTCTTTGTGTTCTTCACCCTGCTTTTTTGGTGGGTGTTTACCGCAAGCAAATCCCATATTAAGGAAATGGGCGAACTGCCCTTGGATAATGACCAACCAACCAATAAATAA
- the ccoN gene encoding cytochrome-c oxidase, cbb3-type subunit I — translation MEVQQFHYDNKIVQKFLYATMLWGVVGMVVGLLLAFMFLFPNLTDGISWLSFGRLRPLHTNAVIFAFVGNAIFAGVYYSLQRLLKARMFSDALSNINFWGWQLIIVSAAITLPLGITTSKEYAELEWPIDIAIALIWVVFGWNMIGTILKRRQRHLYVAIWFYIATFVTVAVLHIFNSLELPVAALKSYSVYAGVQDALVQWWYGHNAVAFFLTTPFLGLMYYFVPKAANRPVYSYRLSIVHFWSLIFIYIWAGPHHLLYSSLPDWAQNLGVVFSVMLIAPSWGGMINGLLTLRGVWDKVRSDATLKFMVVAITGYGMATFEGPMLSLKNVNAIAHFSDWVIAHVHVGALAWNGFLTFGMIYYLVPKMFKTTLYSKGLANLHFWIGTLGIVLYALPMYVAGFTQALMWKEFNPDGTLVYGNFLETVQQIIPMYWMRAIGGTLFIVGMLIMVYNVIVTIRKGSAVEDELAEAPALTRVTGRRTAGETFHTWLERRPVQLTILATVAILIGGIVQIIPTLLVKSNIPTITSVKPYTPLELEGRDLYIREGCVGCHSQMIRPFRSEVERYGEYAKAGEFVYDHPFLWGSKRTGPDLLRVGGKYSDNWHLNHMYDPQSTSAGSIMPAYQWLVKNKHDRSGVEAKMNAMVTLGVPYTDEDITNAQQSMAEQALQIEKNLYSDPEFVRTYEADKKYAQENGEEFVEMRDREIVSLIAYLQRLGTDIKVKDNDGLLSENK, via the coding sequence ATGGAAGTACAGCAATTTCACTACGATAATAAAATCGTACAAAAATTTCTCTATGCCACGATGCTATGGGGAGTTGTGGGAATGGTGGTAGGCCTTTTATTGGCCTTCATGTTCTTGTTTCCCAACCTGACCGACGGTATTTCGTGGCTAAGTTTTGGGCGTCTTCGTCCATTGCATACCAATGCCGTGATTTTTGCTTTTGTGGGCAACGCCATTTTTGCCGGGGTATATTACTCCTTGCAGCGATTGCTAAAGGCAAGGATGTTCAGTGATGCGCTGAGCAACATCAATTTTTGGGGTTGGCAGCTCATTATTGTGTCGGCCGCAATTACCCTTCCTTTAGGGATTACCACCTCAAAAGAATACGCAGAGTTGGAATGGCCCATAGATATTGCCATTGCGTTGATTTGGGTTGTTTTTGGCTGGAACATGATCGGTACGATCCTCAAACGGAGACAACGCCATTTATATGTGGCCATTTGGTTTTATATAGCCACTTTTGTCACGGTGGCGGTACTGCATATTTTCAATAGCCTGGAATTGCCGGTGGCTGCCTTAAAAAGTTATTCAGTGTACGCCGGGGTCCAGGATGCCTTGGTTCAGTGGTGGTATGGGCATAATGCCGTGGCCTTCTTTTTAACCACTCCATTCTTGGGCCTCATGTATTACTTTGTGCCCAAGGCCGCAAACAGGCCGGTATATTCCTATAGATTATCCATTGTCCACTTTTGGTCCTTGATATTTATTTATATCTGGGCAGGACCGCACCATTTGTTGTACTCCTCATTGCCGGATTGGGCCCAAAATCTTGGGGTTGTATTTTCCGTAATGCTTATTGCACCTTCCTGGGGTGGTATGATCAATGGACTGTTGACCCTTAGAGGTGTTTGGGACAAGGTGCGGAGTGATGCTACATTGAAGTTCATGGTAGTAGCCATTACCGGTTATGGTATGGCCACTTTTGAAGGACCCATGCTTTCCCTAAAAAATGTAAATGCCATTGCCCACTTTAGTGACTGGGTCATTGCCCACGTACATGTTGGTGCCTTGGCATGGAATGGCTTCCTCACCTTTGGTATGATTTACTATTTGGTGCCAAAGATGTTCAAGACCACCTTATATTCCAAGGGGCTGGCCAACCTTCATTTTTGGATAGGTACTTTGGGCATCGTGTTGTATGCTTTGCCCATGTACGTTGCCGGTTTTACCCAAGCACTCATGTGGAAAGAGTTTAATCCAGATGGAACTTTGGTATACGGTAACTTCCTGGAAACAGTACAACAGATCATCCCCATGTATTGGATGCGTGCCATTGGAGGTACCCTATTTATTGTGGGAATGTTGATCATGGTATACAATGTTATCGTGACCATCAGAAAAGGAAGTGCGGTTGAGGATGAGTTGGCAGAGGCCCCAGCCTTGACAAGGGTCACCGGTAGAAGGACCGCAGGGGAAACCTTCCACACCTGGTTGGAAAGAAGACCGGTTCAATTGACCATTTTGGCCACAGTGGCCATATTGATTGGAGGGATCGTCCAGATTATCCCAACCTTATTGGTAAAATCCAATATCCCCACCATTACAAGTGTTAAGCCCTATACTCCATTGGAGTTGGAAGGACGTGACCTCTATATCCGTGAAGGATGTGTGGGTTGTCACTCCCAAATGATCCGGCCCTTCCGAAGTGAAGTGGAACGTTATGGCGAGTATGCCAAAGCAGGTGAGTTTGTTTACGATCATCCTTTCCTTTGGGGAAGTAAGCGTACGGGACCTGATTTACTCCGGGTAGGAGGAAAGTATTCGGACAACTGGCATTTGAACCATATGTACGATCCGCAAAGTACTTCCGCAGGATCGATTATGCCCGCCTATCAATGGTTGGTGAAAAATAAGCACGATAGAAGTGGTGTTGAAGCCAAAATGAATGCAATGGTGACCTTGGGCGTTCCTTACACGGATGAGGACATTACCAATGCACAGCAATCAATGGCAGAACAGGCACTTCAAATAGAGAAAAACCTTTATAGCGATCCGGAATTTGTAAGGACCTACGAGGCGGATAAAAAGTATGCCCAGGAAAATGGGGAGGAGTTTGTGGAAATGCGCGATCGCGAGATTGTTTCCTTGATTGCCTATCTGCAAAGATTGGGTACGGATATTAAAGTAAAGGACAACGACGGTTTACTGTCAGAAAACAAATAA
- the ccoS gene encoding cbb3-type cytochrome oxidase assembly protein CcoS produces the protein MSVIYVLLSISVCVAIVFFAAFIFTVRSGQYDDSYTPSVRMLFEDELVDTTDKNNNQNKSQTE, from the coding sequence ATGAGCGTAATTTATGTGTTACTGAGCATAAGTGTGTGTGTTGCTATTGTCTTTTTTGCAGCTTTCATCTTTACGGTCAGGAGCGGTCAATATGACGATTCCTATACACCGTCCGTCCGGATGCTTTTTGAAGATGAACTAGTGGATACTACCGATAAGAATAACAACCAAAATAAAAGTCAAACTGAATAA
- a CDS encoding doxx family protein, which translates to MMIGNKTILSSTIGLVYLWFGSLKFFPGTSPAEELARNTIHQLTFGLVTDQAAVTLLAILEVGIGLLLLIGIFRKQVVVIALAHMVFTFTPLLFFPNDSFAHAPLVPTLLGQYIGKNIIIIGALVTMIRKEKNKGFFI; encoded by the coding sequence ATGATGATCGGTAACAAAACAATTTTATCCAGTACCATAGGTTTGGTGTACTTATGGTTTGGAAGTTTAAAGTTCTTTCCAGGCACAAGCCCGGCAGAGGAACTGGCAAGGAACACCATCCACCAATTAACGTTTGGGTTGGTGACCGATCAAGCTGCGGTGACCTTGCTGGCCATTTTAGAGGTAGGTATTGGTCTGCTATTGCTTATTGGAATTTTTAGAAAACAAGTGGTGGTCATTGCATTGGCGCATATGGTATTCACTTTTACGCCATTGCTGTTTTTTCCCAATGATTCATTTGCCCATGCACCTTTGGTCCCTACCCTGTTAGGTCAATACATAGGTAAAAATATCATCATTATAGGTGCTTTGGTGACCATGATCCGAAAGGAAAAAAATAAAGGATTTTTTATTTAA
- a CDS encoding heavy metal translocating P-type ATPase, producing MSSSTCYHCGDPCGRAAVLFDEKNFCCNGCKTVYEIFHTSGLEGYYDLESAAGATPKEVANKFDFLENPEVAEKLLDFNEDGIQVVEFHIPHMHCSSCIWVLENLNRLRSFIKSSQVDFPKRKARITFDSEGLNLKELAILLAKIGYEPSIVLEDYSQAKKKVDRNLIYKLGVAGFSFGNVMLLSFPEYFEVQEYWLDQYKTFFRWLMFSFSLPVVFYASQDYFTSAFKGLRSKLLNIDVPIALGILTLFIRSTVDIVFDLGSGFFDSLTGLVFFLLVGRFFQQKTYAHLSFERDYKSYFPIGVTRVTENDGEENIEIYRVKQGDRLLVRNQEIIPVDCILIHGRAQIDYSFVTGESESVPKSSGDKLFAGGKQLGGVLEIEAIKSVSQSYLTQLWSNSAFAKNKASEFQTLTDAIGKRFTIAVLTIATIATSYWLWQDPSKALNVFTAVLIIACPCAIALAAPFTLGNLLRIFGRNGFYLKDTNTIERLAKIDTVVFDKTGTLTSNSGNTIVYEGMELTDDEASLLKNTLRASNHPLSRELYGILESCQIKTLDEFSEHTGKGVKGKLGQHTMKVGSANYVGTQEGTKAETSVHISADENYKGRFVFKSKYREGLVTLFKGLMTNFSLVILSGDNDGERKKLEKMFPFQLPMFFDQKPEDKLKFVKKSQEHSNVLMVGDGLNDAGALAQSNVGIAVSENVNVFSPACDAILDAGKLTGLARFLKLSQQSIGIIKLSFLLSLCYNVVGLYFAVTGQLKPVIAAILMPLSSISIVVFTTIATNYIGSKFKT from the coding sequence ATGTCATCTTCAACCTGTTACCATTGTGGTGACCCTTGTGGGCGTGCGGCTGTCCTATTTGATGAAAAAAACTTCTGCTGCAATGGTTGCAAGACCGTTTATGAAATTTTTCACACGAGCGGATTGGAAGGGTATTACGATCTGGAAAGCGCTGCTGGGGCCACTCCCAAAGAGGTGGCCAATAAGTTTGATTTTTTGGAAAATCCAGAAGTGGCGGAGAAGCTATTGGATTTTAATGAGGATGGGATTCAGGTAGTTGAATTCCATATACCACATATGCACTGCAGTTCCTGTATTTGGGTGCTGGAAAATTTAAACAGATTGCGTTCTTTTATCAAAAGTTCCCAGGTTGATTTTCCAAAACGAAAGGCCAGAATAACCTTCGATAGTGAAGGGCTGAACCTAAAGGAGCTTGCCATACTGTTGGCCAAAATAGGGTACGAGCCATCCATTGTCCTTGAGGATTATTCCCAGGCAAAAAAGAAGGTGGACCGGAACCTTATCTATAAATTGGGAGTTGCCGGTTTTTCTTTTGGGAATGTAATGCTCCTTTCTTTTCCGGAGTATTTTGAAGTCCAGGAATATTGGTTGGATCAATACAAAACCTTCTTTAGATGGTTAATGTTTTCCTTTTCCCTGCCCGTGGTTTTTTACGCTTCCCAGGATTACTTCACTTCGGCTTTTAAAGGATTGCGATCCAAGTTGTTGAACATTGATGTTCCCATAGCCTTGGGAATCCTGACCTTGTTCATAAGAAGTACTGTGGATATCGTCTTTGATTTGGGTTCAGGCTTTTTTGATAGCCTTACAGGTTTGGTATTCTTCTTATTGGTAGGACGGTTTTTTCAACAAAAGACGTATGCGCATCTATCGTTTGAGCGGGACTACAAATCCTATTTCCCCATTGGGGTGACCCGGGTAACCGAAAATGATGGGGAAGAGAACATCGAAATTTATAGGGTAAAACAGGGCGATAGGCTTTTGGTCCGTAATCAGGAAATCATTCCTGTGGATTGCATCCTTATCCATGGACGTGCGCAGATTGACTATAGCTTTGTCACCGGGGAGTCGGAATCCGTACCCAAATCATCGGGGGATAAGTTGTTCGCCGGAGGCAAACAATTGGGTGGGGTACTTGAAATAGAGGCCATAAAATCCGTATCCCAGAGTTATCTTACCCAGTTGTGGAGCAATTCTGCCTTTGCAAAAAACAAGGCCAGTGAATTCCAAACCCTAACCGACGCCATAGGTAAACGATTCACCATTGCGGTTTTGACCATTGCCACCATTGCCACATCGTACTGGTTGTGGCAGGACCCGTCTAAGGCGCTCAATGTCTTTACAGCGGTTTTGATCATCGCCTGTCCTTGTGCCATTGCATTGGCCGCACCTTTCACCCTTGGCAACCTATTGCGAATTTTTGGCCGTAACGGTTTTTACCTTAAAGACACGAATACCATAGAAAGATTGGCCAAAATAGATACCGTTGTCTTTGATAAAACAGGGACATTGACTTCAAATTCAGGGAATACCATTGTCTACGAGGGCATGGAATTGACCGATGATGAAGCTTCTTTGCTCAAGAATACCCTGCGTGCTTCAAACCATCCCCTGAGCAGGGAATTGTACGGCATTTTGGAAAGTTGTCAGATAAAGACATTGGATGAATTTTCCGAACATACTGGAAAAGGGGTTAAGGGAAAACTGGGACAGCACACCATGAAAGTGGGATCTGCAAACTATGTTGGCACCCAGGAAGGGACAAAGGCGGAAACATCGGTCCACATTAGCGCAGATGAAAATTATAAGGGCCGTTTTGTGTTCAAAAGCAAATACAGGGAAGGTCTGGTTACCCTCTTTAAAGGGCTTATGACGAACTTTTCATTGGTCATTCTGTCCGGGGATAACGATGGGGAACGGAAAAAGCTGGAAAAAATGTTTCCTTTTCAACTCCCCATGTTTTTTGACCAAAAGCCGGAAGACAAACTCAAGTTCGTTAAAAAATCACAAGAGCATTCAAATGTACTCATGGTTGGGGATGGACTCAATGATGCCGGCGCCTTGGCCCAGAGTAACGTGGGTATAGCGGTTTCGGAAAATGTAAATGTGTTTTCACCTGCCTGTGATGCTATTTTGGATGCTGGCAAGCTAACAGGGCTAGCTAGGTTCCTAAAGCTTTCCCAACAATCCATTGGTATCATAAAACTGAGTTTTTTATTGTCGCTTTGTTACAATGTGGTAGGCTTGTATTTTGCTGTGACCGGCCAGTTAAAACCTGTAATTGCGGCCATCTTGATGCCCTTGAGTTCCATTAGTATAGTGGTCTTTACCACAATTGCCACAAATTATATAGGTTCAAAATTCAAAACATAA
- a CDS encoding Crp/Fnr family transcriptional regulator, whose product MGNCTELQSRQLKDFESLSSEVKQELLRTSESLSIPKGEVIFKENQPLHKLYCINKGACKFSKVDNIGQEHVLRFLGKGEIMGKRSLLTNNGAEVSAVALSDIELCCLDKNTFLKSLKENPGFLQDFLDVLIEDVNINEYTRIIFCVHKGIKQRLAHLLVYLLKKYGADRNGRLWVRLKREDMATVLGTSPEYVINLLTNFKNAGLINTVRSEIHVLSKEGLERIGNS is encoded by the coding sequence ATGGGTAACTGCACAGAATTACAGTCCAGACAATTAAAGGATTTTGAATCGTTATCAAGCGAGGTAAAGCAGGAACTTCTTAGAACCTCGGAATCCTTGAGCATTCCCAAAGGCGAGGTCATTTTCAAGGAAAACCAACCATTGCATAAACTGTATTGCATAAACAAGGGAGCATGTAAATTCAGTAAAGTGGATAACATTGGGCAGGAGCATGTCCTCCGTTTTTTGGGAAAGGGGGAAATCATGGGCAAACGCTCCCTACTGACCAACAACGGCGCCGAAGTTAGTGCGGTGGCCCTTTCCGACATTGAATTATGCTGTTTGGACAAAAACACTTTTTTGAAAAGTCTAAAGGAGAATCCCGGATTCCTCCAGGACTTTTTGGATGTCCTTATTGAAGATGTCAATATCAACGAATACACCCGTATCATTTTCTGTGTCCATAAAGGCATCAAACAACGTTTGGCCCATCTTTTGGTGTACTTGCTGAAGAAATATGGGGCCGATAGGAATGGTAGGCTCTGGGTACGATTAAAAAGGGAGGATATGGCTACCGTTCTGGGCACATCACCGGAATATGTCATAAACCTTCTCACAAATTTTAAAAATGCAGGACTCATAAACACTGTAAGAAGTGAAATTCATGTTCTTTCCAAAGAGGGACTGGAAAGAATTGGGAATTCCTAA
- a CDS encoding Crp/Fnr family transcriptional regulator — MDNSRCENCIVRQFNSLRAMNKEELKKVSDSKIRKSVKKGEPLFEEGEKLNGVYCVRSGVSKLSKLSPNGKDQIVKLATKGEVMGQRSVIAEEHSNLSAVAVSDMDVCFIPKESITTTLQKNPNFTLEVLRHMAHELKEADDVIVNMSQKTVKQRIAEAFLYLKNNFGEDNDGFLALTLSREDIANVVGTATESAIRIISEFKKKGLIHTSGKKVGIKDERKLRDLAEGF, encoded by the coding sequence ATGGATAATAGCAGATGTGAGAATTGCATCGTGCGACAATTCAATTCCCTAAGGGCAATGAACAAGGAGGAATTGAAAAAAGTCTCCGATTCCAAAATCAGAAAATCAGTCAAAAAGGGGGAACCCTTGTTTGAGGAGGGTGAAAAACTCAATGGGGTCTATTGTGTTAGATCTGGGGTTTCCAAACTTTCCAAGCTCAGTCCCAACGGTAAAGATCAAATTGTTAAACTAGCTACGAAAGGGGAAGTAATGGGCCAGAGGTCCGTTATTGCCGAAGAACATTCCAACCTTTCCGCCGTTGCGGTCAGCGATATGGATGTTTGTTTTATTCCCAAGGAAAGCATTACCACCACATTACAGAAAAATCCGAACTTTACCCTGGAAGTTTTAAGGCATATGGCCCATGAACTCAAGGAAGCGGATGACGTCATTGTCAATATGAGCCAAAAAACAGTGAAACAGCGCATTGCGGAGGCCTTTCTTTATTTGAAGAACAATTTTGGGGAAGATAATGATGGGTTTTTGGCCCTTACACTTTCACGTGAGGATATTGCCAATGTTGTAGGTACCGCCACGGAATCCGCCATTAGAATTATTTCTGAATTTAAAAAGAAAGGGTTGATCCATACCTCTGGAAAGAAGGTGGGCATTAAGGACGAGCGAAAGCTAAGGGACTTGGCCGAAGGATTTTAA
- a CDS encoding universal stress protein encodes MKRILIPTDFSNNAWNAICYAMRLFQNQECDFFLLNTYTPVIPSSRFMAPMVNGVRIEDAVRSTSENGLSKTVKRIRKEFNNPKHSFETISSFNLLADEVKDVVDTYGIDLIVTGTKGASGMDEVFMGSNTVRIIKNTKKCPILAIPRNFEYMAPSEIAFATDFNRFYSLSELTPLIDLANSFEATIRIVHVQYEIKALTELQLFNLNMLRKYFANVEHYIHTVSELNSVSHTLDVFSKELDIHLLAMLHYQHSYMERMTREPIVKRTAFHTQIPLLVIPELGMEPITKERKEELRSY; translated from the coding sequence ATGAAACGGATTTTAATACCCACGGACTTTTCTAACAATGCATGGAATGCCATTTGCTATGCCATGCGACTCTTTCAGAACCAAGAATGTGATTTTTTCCTGCTGAACACCTATACCCCTGTTATCCCCAGCAGTAGATTCATGGCTCCAATGGTGAACGGGGTCCGTATAGAGGATGCCGTTCGCTCTACTTCAGAAAATGGGTTGAGCAAGACCGTAAAGAGAATTCGGAAGGAGTTCAATAATCCCAAACATTCCTTTGAAACCATTTCCTCCTTCAATCTTTTGGCCGATGAGGTAAAGGATGTTGTGGACACCTATGGTATAGACCTGATCGTAACAGGTACCAAGGGGGCATCTGGAATGGACGAAGTCTTTATGGGCAGCAATACCGTTCGCATCATAAAGAACACCAAAAAGTGTCCGATTCTGGCCATTCCTAGGAATTTCGAGTATATGGCGCCATCGGAAATTGCGTTTGCCACTGATTTCAATCGGTTTTATTCACTTTCCGAACTAACACCATTGATCGATCTGGCCAATTCATTTGAAGCCACCATTAGAATTGTCCATGTTCAATATGAGATAAAGGCCCTAACAGAGTTGCAATTGTTCAATCTCAATATGCTCAGAAAATATTTTGCCAATGTGGAACACTATATCCACACGGTTTCCGAGCTGAACTCCGTTTCCCATACCTTGGATGTCTTCTCAAAGGAATTAGACATCCATTTATTGGCCATGCTCCACTACCAACACAGTTATATGGAACGCATGACCAGGGAACCCATTGTGAAACGAACGGCCTTTCACACCCAAATTCCATTGTTGGTGATTCCGGAATTGGGAATGGAGCCCATAACCAAGGAGCGAAAGGAAGAATTACGCAGTTACTAG
- a CDS encoding PP2C family protein-serine/threonine phosphatase codes for MKVFHYTHIGKKENNEDSIGHKDNVFMVCDGVGGAVRGEMASKSLVDFITGNYVETALGEDPILALLGAAQDHLNDLVNREDSLDGMATTLAAVFRGKKGLFTAHAGDSRIYFVKPEAKMFWHTWDHSLVGSLVRNGEITHHEAAKHPMNHQILKAFKGNLEGKKTVPEIHFLSDLIEGDIGFICSDGVLETFSHEALLHLLSDTKKTSEEKLVHIQEECTKKSLDNHSALLIELEIEDCTNFSRYANEWQLLSSLK; via the coding sequence ATGAAGGTATTTCACTATACCCATATCGGAAAAAAAGAAAACAACGAAGACAGTATCGGGCATAAGGACAATGTTTTTATGGTGTGTGACGGTGTTGGTGGGGCCGTCCGGGGAGAAATGGCCAGCAAAAGCCTTGTGGATTTTATTACCGGGAATTATGTTGAAACGGCCCTTGGTGAAGACCCGATCCTAGCACTATTGGGCGCCGCCCAGGACCATTTGAACGACCTGGTCAATAGGGAGGATTCCCTGGACGGCATGGCGACTACCCTTGCTGCGGTCTTTAGAGGTAAAAAAGGATTGTTTACGGCACATGCAGGTGATTCAAGAATCTATTTTGTAAAACCGGAAGCAAAAATGTTTTGGCATACATGGGACCATTCCCTGGTAGGCAGTTTGGTAAGGAATGGGGAAATTACGCACCATGAAGCGGCAAAGCATCCGATGAACCATCAAATACTAAAGGCATTTAAAGGAAATTTAGAGGGGAAGAAGACCGTTCCGGAAATTCATTTTTTGTCCGATCTCATTGAGGGGGACATTGGATTTATCTGTTCGGACGGTGTATTGGAAACCTTTTCACATGAGGCATTGCTCCATTTGTTAAGTGACACCAAAAAAACCTCCGAGGAAAAACTCGTTCACATTCAAGAAGAATGTACAAAGAAGAGTCTGGACAACCACTCCGCCCTGTTAATTGAACTGGAAATCGAGGATTGCACCAATTTTTCCAGATATGCAAATGAATGGCAACTCCTTTCGTCATTAAAATAG
- a CDS encoding LytTR family transcriptional regulator DNA-binding domain-containing protein has translation MTTELDFVNFPDEGYVDLIEEQWFKQKNQHLKHIEHLNFFYIPDDSEGSREQLRSYISFISSTNAFANIVLVTSNLELAFIGWEQDVVAFYPTLSAETGKGMANLINRLLKFPPYQGAILKKLKIKSKGHFDLVDTKDICFCMGSGNWTEIYMADGTMRKECRPLGNLEERLSNVSSIKRVGKSLLVNRNRVLQITGNDVRFVTNQKAPPMKQRLGEKYIKELRKFVYWY, from the coding sequence ATGACTACGGAGCTTGATTTTGTGAATTTTCCCGATGAAGGTTATGTCGATTTGATCGAAGAACAGTGGTTTAAACAGAAAAACCAACATCTTAAACATATAGAGCACCTCAACTTCTTCTATATCCCGGACGATTCCGAAGGGAGCAGGGAGCAATTAAGAAGTTACATCAGTTTTATTTCAAGCACCAATGCGTTTGCCAATATTGTCTTGGTCACCTCCAATTTAGAACTTGCGTTTATAGGATGGGAGCAAGATGTGGTGGCCTTCTATCCTACCCTTTCGGCCGAAACCGGAAAGGGCATGGCCAATCTTATCAATAGATTGTTGAAGTTTCCCCCTTATCAAGGTGCCATTCTAAAAAAGTTAAAAATTAAGTCCAAAGGCCATTTTGACCTTGTGGACACCAAGGACATCTGTTTTTGTATGGGCAGTGGCAATTGGACGGAAATCTATATGGCCGATGGCACCATGAGAAAGGAATGTAGGCCCTTGGGCAACCTGGAAGAGCGTCTGTCCAATGTAAGTTCCATAAAACGGGTGGGGAAATCCCTACTGGTGAATCGTAATAGGGTGCTACAAATTACGGGGAATGACGTACGATTTGTGACCAACCAAAAAGCGCCTCCCATGAAACAGCGTTTAGGGGAAAAGTATATAAAAGAATTGCGAAAATTTGTTTACTGGTATTGA